In Nitrosococcus oceani ATCC 19707, the following proteins share a genomic window:
- a CDS encoding DNA polymerase III subunit chi, with the protein MTKVDFYLLTSRQPQASKRFTCKLIEKVYRLGHQVYIQVEDQAQAQEMDDLLWTFRQGSFVPHALVNSEEATGTPVLIGYDGEPGGKLELLINLGAEVPAFFSRFQRVAEVIGPDETHRHAGRQRYRYYRDHGCSLETHELNF; encoded by the coding sequence ATGACTAAGGTTGATTTCTACTTGTTGACCAGCCGCCAGCCGCAAGCTAGCAAGCGGTTTACCTGTAAGTTAATCGAGAAAGTCTACCGGCTTGGCCACCAAGTTTATATTCAAGTGGAAGATCAAGCCCAGGCCCAGGAAATGGATGATCTCTTATGGACCTTCCGCCAGGGTAGTTTCGTACCCCATGCCCTGGTTAATAGCGAGGAGGCCACCGGCACTCCCGTGCTTATTGGTTATGATGGGGAACCGGGAGGAAAGCTGGAACTCTTAATTAATCTTGGCGCGGAAGTGCCAGCTTTTTTTTCCCGTTTCCAAAGAGTAGCGGAAGTTATCGGCCCGGATGAAACTCATCGCCATGCTGGCCGTCAACGTTATCGTTATTATCGGGATCATGGCTGCTCACTAGAAACACATGAATTAAATTTTTAA
- a CDS encoding leucyl aminopeptidase — MNFHVTSGTPEKQRTAALVVGIYEDEKLSSYAQRIDKASEGYVSRLIKQGDFTGKKGQALLLFALPGVKAERVLLMGCGQKDKVTAKNLRQSWSGAVKALQACGATEAMICPLEAKPKDEELTQWARLIVETAEQALYRYEHTKSKKESLKKPLAKLTLLLDQRSQQPLAEQGIQQGQAIAKGVNLARDLGNLPGNICTPTYLADEARRLAKEYKSLKAKILEQAEMEKLGLGALLAVSRGSRQPPKLITLEYKGAPGKQKPIVLVGKGLTFDAGGISIKPGERMDEMKYDMCGGAGVLGTMQACAELELPLNVIAVVPSSENLPDGAANKPGDVLTSLSGQTIEVLNTDAEGRLILCDALTYSKRYRPDVVIDVATLTGACVIALGAHASGLLSNDQSLAEHLLAAGQTSDDRAWQLPLWDDYQQQLDSNFADMANIGGRGAGTITAACFLARFTEEFRWAHLDIAGTAWLSGKEKGATGRPVPLLTQYLIQRAQEAKTS; from the coding sequence ATGAATTTTCACGTTACCAGTGGGACCCCCGAGAAACAACGCACCGCTGCCCTTGTGGTGGGCATCTATGAAGACGAAAAACTCTCTTCCTATGCCCAGCGGATTGATAAAGCCAGCGAAGGTTATGTGTCTCGGCTTATCAAGCAAGGAGATTTTACCGGCAAAAAGGGACAAGCCCTTCTGCTTTTTGCTCTCCCAGGCGTTAAAGCCGAGCGGGTTTTACTGATGGGATGTGGCCAGAAGGACAAGGTAACGGCCAAGAATTTACGCCAGAGCTGGTCGGGCGCCGTCAAGGCGCTACAAGCCTGTGGCGCTACCGAGGCAATGATCTGTCCGCTGGAAGCGAAGCCCAAGGACGAGGAACTTACCCAATGGGCGCGGCTCATCGTAGAAACGGCTGAACAGGCTTTATATCGTTACGAACACACTAAGAGCAAAAAGGAATCCTTAAAAAAGCCGCTCGCCAAGCTCACTTTGCTATTGGATCAACGCTCCCAACAACCACTAGCGGAACAGGGTATCCAGCAAGGTCAGGCCATTGCCAAAGGTGTTAACCTGGCCCGGGACTTGGGCAATCTACCGGGGAATATTTGCACGCCTACTTATTTGGCCGACGAAGCCCGCCGATTAGCCAAAGAATACAAGTCATTAAAGGCAAAAATCCTGGAGCAAGCCGAGATGGAAAAGCTCGGGTTAGGAGCGCTGCTTGCCGTATCCCGGGGCAGCCGGCAGCCGCCCAAGCTCATTACCCTGGAGTATAAAGGCGCCCCCGGCAAGCAAAAACCCATTGTGCTGGTAGGTAAGGGATTGACTTTCGATGCAGGCGGCATCTCCATCAAGCCTGGGGAACGCATGGACGAAATGAAATACGATATGTGTGGCGGGGCAGGCGTTTTAGGGACGATGCAAGCTTGCGCCGAGCTGGAATTGCCCCTCAACGTGATTGCCGTCGTACCCAGCTCCGAAAATCTCCCCGACGGCGCGGCTAACAAACCGGGAGACGTGCTTACCAGCTTATCGGGCCAAACCATCGAGGTGCTCAACACAGATGCCGAGGGCCGTTTGATTCTCTGTGATGCGTTGACCTACAGCAAACGCTACCGGCCTGATGTGGTCATTGATGTGGCGACCCTCACGGGAGCCTGCGTGATTGCCCTGGGTGCCCATGCCAGTGGTTTACTGAGCAACGATCAGAGCCTGGCGGAGCACTTGCTCGCCGCTGGACAAACCAGTGATGACCGTGCTTGGCAGCTTCCCCTCTGGGACGATTACCAGCAGCAGCTGGACAGCAATTTTGCGGATATGGCCAACATTGGCGGCCGGGGGGCCGGCACTATTACCGCGGCTTGTTTCCTGGCCCGCTTTACCGAAGAGTTTCGCTGGGCCCATTTGGACATTGCCGGTACCGCCTGGCTCAGCGGTAAAGAAAAAGGGGCAACCGGACGCCCGGTGCCTTTGCTCACCCAGTATCTTATTCAACGCGCCCAAGAAGCGAAAACTTCATAA
- a CDS encoding BlaI/MecI/CopY family transcriptional regulator — protein MLSIRSSYLGELEIAVLEYLWSEGAMDAKDVHQGIGTQRGISLNTVQSALERLYRKKLLSREKVRHAYVYAPAVRREELMAQLMGQVAHVLSAGKGYDLLSTFVDFAARVDEHSLDRLEQLIAERRRQQQEDDPP, from the coding sequence ATGCTGTCGATTCGGTCTTCCTATCTCGGTGAGCTGGAAATTGCCGTTCTAGAATATCTATGGTCCGAGGGCGCCATGGATGCTAAGGATGTGCATCAAGGTATTGGCACCCAGCGGGGCATTTCCTTAAATACCGTTCAATCGGCTTTGGAGCGGTTATATCGAAAAAAGCTGCTGAGCCGGGAGAAAGTCCGCCATGCTTATGTTTATGCGCCTGCGGTGCGGCGGGAAGAATTGATGGCCCAGCTCATGGGGCAAGTTGCGCATGTTTTATCCGCGGGTAAGGGCTACGATTTGCTCTCGACCTTTGTGGATTTTGCCGCTCGGGTGGATGAGCATAGCCTGGATCGGCTGGAGCAGTTGATTGCGGAGCGCCGCAGACAGCAGCAAGAGGATGATCCGCCATGA
- a CDS encoding M56 family metallopeptidase: MRVLMEVFPFAFVAWCGFAMITALFCALLYPWVCPRLLLLPPALRANQALVWAVAPAAAGVLLTGFIFLPPVLSYLGVAPDHCQPAGVDFSYHCLLHPFAVMERDLPWFLLLPLSGLALFFLSRMVWELLRAHRLIRALSLAGSPDIFRGIWVVESEWPLALTSGFSQPRIFISTKLLRDLSPPQLAAVLAHERAHFYRYDPARYFIARAAAGLHISWLRRKLLEDLSLAAEQACDEEAARQVGDRLLVADTIVQVERWCCRQRRSAPVPLPSFMGSQVVARVEFLLASPQKAQWSYPRMLGVCTGVALSGLLLAAEPLHQLTEIILGFLAR, translated from the coding sequence ATGAGGGTATTGATGGAAGTTTTTCCGTTTGCTTTTGTGGCCTGGTGTGGGTTTGCCATGATAACCGCGCTGTTTTGCGCTCTCTTGTATCCTTGGGTTTGCCCCCGACTCCTGCTATTGCCTCCGGCGCTTCGGGCCAATCAGGCGCTGGTTTGGGCGGTTGCTCCCGCCGCGGCGGGGGTGTTACTAACCGGCTTCATTTTTTTGCCCCCAGTTTTAAGCTACTTAGGGGTTGCGCCTGATCATTGCCAGCCTGCCGGGGTGGATTTTTCCTACCATTGCTTGCTGCATCCCTTTGCGGTAATGGAAAGGGATCTGCCCTGGTTTCTGCTACTTCCCTTGAGTGGGCTAGCTCTATTCTTTTTGAGCAGGATGGTTTGGGAATTGTTGCGGGCACACCGGCTCATTCGCGCCCTCAGCTTGGCCGGTTCTCCTGATATTTTTCGTGGTATTTGGGTAGTAGAAAGCGAATGGCCCTTGGCGCTTACTTCCGGTTTTTCCCAGCCCCGGATTTTTATTTCCACAAAATTGCTGCGAGATCTTTCGCCACCGCAGTTAGCGGCTGTCTTAGCCCATGAGCGCGCCCATTTTTATCGCTATGATCCGGCCCGCTATTTTATCGCCCGAGCGGCGGCTGGCCTCCATATTTCCTGGCTACGCCGAAAGTTGCTGGAAGACCTATCCTTGGCAGCCGAGCAGGCCTGTGACGAAGAGGCCGCCAGGCAAGTGGGTGATCGCTTACTGGTGGCGGACACCATTGTGCAGGTAGAGCGCTGGTGTTGTCGTCAACGCCGTTCCGCGCCGGTTCCCTTGCCTTCCTTTATGGGCAGCCAAGTCGTTGCACGAGTGGAATTCTTGCTGGCCAGCCCCCAGAAAGCCCAGTGGAGTTACCCAAGAATGCTCGGTGTTTGCACCGGGGTGGCGCTAAGCGGGCTCCTGCTCGCTGCCGAGCCCCTCCATCAATTGACTGAAATCATACTGGGATTCCTGGCCAGATAA
- a CDS encoding TolC family protein, translating to MIPLGSSRFYKKPIIYRFYKVLLVVLMVWLATPCFLAASETRSSPTQWLTIREAVRMGLSRPAIKQWVEGRISMAQSEAAQAALWSNPQLQYQREDAGGSIDQFLWLTQKFDFSGRRGLQVDAAQQRVRATRQDTRLRRLALVAKIRQDFYQALHQRELLGNLARWLERLEVIEAVVQKREAAGVISGYDHLRLTREQAAVQARLQGEEATQQRIWEQLAAILGGQEQIIDYQGVTGALLPDPPPPLASLLQAMTLRPDLQRLKRQMSAYSLERQAAARGWIPKLTLSLGSKRVTNTSTLRSDTGPFIVAGINLPLFDRNQAERDWARARAQVARSEYQLALMEAQGAVRGRWREVQQLIATAQEVRRRDVNAARALVRTARAAYEGGEVGILELLDAYREEMNTVVRALALEQRARQAQIELERLMGKDWP from the coding sequence ATGATACCCCTTGGCTCCAGTCGTTTTTACAAAAAACCGATTATCTATCGGTTTTATAAAGTCTTGCTTGTCGTGTTGATGGTGTGGCTGGCGACGCCCTGTTTTTTAGCTGCCTCGGAAACACGCTCTTCCCCGACCCAATGGCTGACCATACGGGAAGCGGTTCGTATGGGATTGTCCCGTCCCGCCATAAAACAGTGGGTGGAGGGCCGGATAAGCATGGCGCAAAGTGAAGCCGCCCAGGCTGCCCTTTGGTCCAATCCCCAGCTTCAATATCAACGGGAGGATGCGGGAGGCAGCATTGATCAGTTTTTGTGGTTAACCCAAAAATTCGATTTTTCCGGTCGCCGGGGGCTGCAAGTTGACGCGGCACAGCAGCGAGTCCGGGCGACCCGGCAGGATACTCGACTGCGGCGCTTAGCTTTGGTTGCGAAGATACGACAGGATTTTTATCAGGCTCTGCACCAGCGGGAATTGCTCGGGAACCTGGCAAGGTGGTTGGAACGTTTGGAGGTGATCGAGGCGGTGGTCCAGAAGCGGGAAGCCGCCGGGGTGATCTCGGGCTATGATCATTTGCGCTTGACCCGGGAACAGGCTGCCGTCCAGGCCCGCTTGCAGGGCGAGGAGGCCACCCAGCAACGTATTTGGGAACAACTTGCTGCCATATTAGGCGGGCAGGAGCAAATCATTGATTATCAGGGGGTTACCGGTGCCCTATTACCCGACCCTCCACCCCCCTTGGCGTCGTTATTGCAAGCCATGACTTTGCGTCCCGATCTGCAACGCCTAAAGCGGCAGATGAGCGCCTATTCCTTGGAACGCCAAGCCGCTGCCCGGGGGTGGATTCCAAAACTTACCCTAAGCCTAGGGAGTAAAAGGGTAACCAATACCTCGACCTTGCGTAGTGACACCGGTCCTTTCATTGTTGCTGGGATCAACTTGCCTCTGTTTGACCGCAATCAAGCTGAGCGGGATTGGGCGAGGGCGCGGGCGCAAGTGGCTCGCAGTGAATACCAGTTAGCGCTGATGGAGGCCCAGGGAGCGGTGCGGGGCCGTTGGCGGGAGGTACAGCAACTGATTGCCACGGCCCAGGAAGTACGCCGCAGGGATGTGAACGCGGCCAGGGCGTTAGTGCGCACGGCCAGGGCCGCCTATGAAGGGGGGGAGGTTGGGATTTTGGAGCTTCTGGATGCTTATCGGGAAGAAATGAACACGGTTGTCCGCGCTTTGGCGTTGGAACAACGGGCCCGCCAGGCCCAGATTGAACTTGAGCGGCTGATGGGAAAGGATTGGCCATGA
- a CDS encoding efflux RND transporter periplasmic adaptor subunit, protein MKILRFGLLGSLFLLAACSAGRESPQEGTPELGGISITDFTDKTELFVEFLPLVVGQESAFAVHLTQLEGFLPMAQGRVIVFLGGGDLPLEKFVADGSQVPRIFRPIVKPQNPGRRQLAIRLVAPAFTVTHFLGGVTVYPDLKTAAHAHPPEAEKERGITFLLEQQWQVDFALEAVRPHTLRESVAATGVVRPRSDGEVWIHAPTAGHLLTHGSDFPQVGMAVTQGQILAQIAPRMAGEADFASLQLAVQKGHSQYQFAAHERQRLEDLFKQNAMPKHRLIEARKEETIAKAELEAAQRRLAQYQVLSSGTLVGVPVRAPIKGLLTQVQVTAGSYLATGQALFHVVQTDRLWLEARIAEADLGRLHDPTAAWFEVEGFEQPFRIGPAQGARRVTFSMEVDEVSRTTPLVFEFPNPNPALRIGMFAQVHVLTGKKVHDLTVPRSALVDHNGQVVVYVLLGGESFERRSVQLGIRDGNYAQVREGLSAGERIVTHGAYLVHLAAASPAAPGHGHAH, encoded by the coding sequence ATGAAGATACTGAGATTTGGGTTGCTAGGATCGCTTTTTCTGTTGGCGGCTTGTAGTGCTGGCCGAGAATCACCCCAGGAGGGAACGCCCGAACTGGGGGGAATCAGTATCACTGATTTTACCGATAAGACGGAACTCTTTGTCGAATTCTTGCCCCTAGTGGTAGGCCAGGAGTCTGCCTTTGCTGTCCATCTGACCCAACTTGAGGGCTTCCTGCCCATGGCTCAAGGGCGCGTGATCGTGTTCCTGGGAGGAGGAGATCTTCCCCTCGAAAAATTCGTTGCCGATGGTTCCCAGGTTCCCAGAATCTTTCGGCCAATCGTCAAGCCCCAGAATCCAGGGCGGCGCCAATTGGCTATCCGGTTGGTCGCTCCGGCTTTTACCGTGACTCATTTCCTCGGCGGAGTAACGGTTTATCCAGACTTGAAGACTGCTGCTCACGCCCATCCCCCGGAAGCGGAGAAGGAAAGGGGAATCACTTTCTTGCTGGAGCAGCAATGGCAGGTGGATTTTGCCCTCGAAGCGGTCCGGCCCCATACCTTGCGGGAGTCGGTGGCGGCTACCGGGGTGGTGCGCCCCCGTTCTGACGGCGAAGTCTGGATTCATGCGCCAACGGCAGGGCACCTGCTCACCCACGGTAGCGATTTTCCCCAGGTGGGCATGGCTGTTACGCAAGGCCAAATCCTGGCCCAGATTGCCCCCCGTATGGCGGGGGAGGCGGACTTTGCCTCGTTACAACTGGCGGTGCAAAAGGGCCATTCCCAATATCAATTTGCTGCCCATGAGCGTCAACGCCTGGAAGATCTGTTTAAACAAAACGCCATGCCTAAACACCGTCTGATTGAGGCCCGGAAAGAGGAAACTATCGCCAAGGCTGAACTGGAAGCCGCCCAGCGCCGTCTAGCGCAGTATCAAGTCCTATCTTCCGGGACACTTGTTGGCGTGCCTGTCCGGGCCCCTATCAAGGGTCTCCTGACCCAGGTTCAAGTGACGGCAGGCAGTTACCTGGCAACAGGCCAGGCATTATTTCATGTGGTACAAACGGACCGCCTTTGGTTGGAAGCCCGAATCGCGGAAGCGGACCTGGGGCGCTTGCACGATCCTACCGCTGCTTGGTTTGAAGTAGAGGGCTTCGAGCAGCCCTTCCGGATTGGCCCGGCCCAGGGCGCGCGGCGGGTGACGTTTAGTATGGAGGTCGATGAGGTAAGCCGGACCACGCCCCTAGTGTTCGAGTTCCCCAACCCTAACCCAGCCCTGCGTATCGGGATGTTTGCCCAGGTCCATGTGCTCACTGGCAAGAAGGTCCATGATCTCACCGTTCCCCGCTCGGCGCTGGTGGATCACAATGGCCAAGTGGTGGTTTACGTTTTGCTGGGAGGAGAGTCTTTCGAGCGCCGCAGCGTGCAATTAGGTATTCGCGATGGTAACTATGCGCAGGTCCGTGAAGGACTGTCCGCTGGTGAGCGCATTGTTACCCACGGCGCTTACTTGGTTCATCTGGCGGCGGCTTCCCCCGCCGCACCGGGCCATGGTCACGCTCACTGA
- a CDS encoding efflux RND transporter permease subunit: protein MIAKIIQWSLKQPLLVLLSAAALLGWGSIEALRMPVDVFPDLTTPRVTVVVEAHGMAPEEVEVLITFPLETAFNSAMGVRRVRSSSGVGFAVITVEFDWGMGIYRARQIVAEKLQLVRGALPPDIPPPVMQPVTSIMGEIMFIALTSERHSAMELKTQADWVVRHRLLAVPGVAQVIPIGGDTKQYQVILKPERLVAYDIAMDEVVAALRETNQNISAGFYVEGGQEHLIHGIGRVQRLEDIRETLIGQRGGQSVLVRHVAEVALGPAPKRGTGALNGEAAVIIGIQKQPGTNTLALTARLDQVLAELQASLPSGMIFNTHIFRQADFITVSINNLLAALRDGAILVAAIVFAFLMSTRASVITLLAVPLSLVTVILVMKALGTTFNTMTLGGMTIALGALVDDAIIVMENIVRRLRENQQRDKGQRRSTGKVVFEATREIQGSIVFATLIIVLVFLPLVFLSGVEGRLMQPLGVAYVVSLAASLLVAITVTPVLSALLLPQARIVQASREISLARSLKRHYERLLAATITQWKVITLIAMTALAAALITLAGVGQVLLPSFNEGSLTINTMTLPGTSLEQSDRLGQRVEKILLSYPEVVSTARRTGRAELDPNAQAIYASEIDVNLRQGERSKEAFLAALRADLARLPGMQINIGQPISHRIDHMLSGTRANIAVKIFGPDLYELRRLGQQVKAVMAGVPGVVDLAVQQQTDIPFLTIRFKRQAIARHGLRVQEVAEAVKGAFYGQPVSKILEGRANFDLVVRYDPRVKADLEAVRATLMTTGSGAHLPLHALAEIRKDRSPNFISREDVQRKMVVMANVAGRDLVSAVEEIQQGVRQSLSLPAGYHVEYGGQFKSAKAAFRTLSIVSVLVILGIFLLLFMAFNSARDAFLVMLNLPLALIGGVVGVYFSGGILSVASIIGFITLFGIATRNGVMMIAHIHHLVERERVRDPMTAVIRGAKERLIPILMTALATALALIPLALGAGEPGSEIQAPMAMVILFGLLTSTALNMMVVPALYLRFGVASQKLRHP, encoded by the coding sequence ATGATCGCCAAAATAATTCAATGGTCCCTGAAGCAACCCTTGCTGGTTCTCCTGAGTGCCGCCGCCCTCTTAGGGTGGGGAAGCATTGAGGCCCTGCGAATGCCTGTAGATGTCTTCCCCGATCTGACCACGCCCCGAGTAACGGTTGTGGTTGAGGCCCATGGCATGGCTCCGGAAGAGGTGGAAGTTCTCATCACTTTCCCTCTGGAGACAGCGTTTAATAGCGCCATGGGCGTACGGCGGGTGCGCTCTTCAAGCGGTGTTGGCTTTGCCGTCATCACGGTTGAATTTGACTGGGGAATGGGTATTTATCGAGCCCGGCAAATTGTGGCTGAGAAACTGCAATTAGTGCGTGGCGCGTTGCCGCCCGATATTCCGCCGCCAGTGATGCAGCCAGTGACTTCCATCATGGGCGAGATTATGTTCATTGCCTTGACCTCCGAGAGGCACAGCGCTATGGAACTCAAGACCCAAGCGGACTGGGTAGTGCGCCACCGCTTGCTGGCGGTTCCAGGTGTAGCTCAGGTCATTCCCATCGGCGGCGATACCAAACAATACCAGGTCATACTCAAACCCGAGCGCCTGGTTGCCTACGATATTGCCATGGATGAAGTGGTGGCGGCCTTACGGGAGACTAACCAGAATATCTCGGCGGGGTTTTATGTGGAAGGAGGTCAGGAGCACCTTATTCATGGGATAGGCCGGGTTCAGCGCCTTGAAGATATCCGCGAAACCCTTATCGGCCAGCGTGGCGGTCAGTCCGTGTTGGTGCGCCATGTGGCGGAAGTGGCTTTGGGCCCGGCCCCCAAACGGGGCACCGGCGCTCTGAATGGGGAAGCGGCGGTAATTATTGGAATCCAGAAGCAGCCCGGCACGAATACGTTGGCCCTGACGGCGCGTCTGGATCAAGTTTTGGCCGAGCTACAGGCCTCCTTGCCGTCAGGGATGATCTTCAACACTCATATTTTCCGGCAGGCGGATTTTATCACCGTTTCTATCAATAATTTGCTGGCGGCCCTACGGGATGGGGCGATTCTGGTGGCCGCGATCGTCTTTGCCTTTCTGATGAGCACCCGGGCCAGTGTGATTACCTTGCTTGCTGTGCCCCTTTCTTTGGTAACCGTTATTCTTGTGATGAAGGCCCTGGGGACAACTTTCAACACCATGACTTTGGGGGGGATGACCATTGCCCTGGGGGCTTTGGTGGATGATGCCATTATCGTGATGGAAAATATTGTCCGCCGCCTGCGGGAAAATCAGCAGCGGGATAAGGGACAACGACGCTCCACCGGCAAAGTGGTCTTTGAAGCTACCCGAGAAATTCAGGGTTCTATTGTCTTTGCCACCTTGATCATTGTCTTAGTTTTTCTACCCCTGGTTTTTCTCTCTGGGGTAGAAGGTCGTCTGATGCAGCCCCTCGGGGTGGCCTACGTCGTTTCTCTGGCCGCCTCCTTGCTGGTGGCTATTACCGTGACTCCGGTACTCAGCGCCTTACTTTTGCCTCAAGCTCGGATTGTCCAGGCGAGCCGGGAGATCTCGCTAGCGCGAAGTCTCAAAAGGCACTATGAGCGGCTCCTTGCAGCGACTATTACCCAGTGGAAAGTTATTACCTTGATTGCAATGACTGCTTTGGCTGCTGCGCTGATAACTCTTGCTGGAGTGGGGCAGGTGCTTTTGCCGAGCTTTAATGAAGGTAGCCTCACAATCAACACGATGACATTGCCAGGGACTTCCTTGGAACAATCTGATCGGCTGGGGCAAAGAGTGGAGAAAATCCTGCTGAGCTATCCGGAGGTGGTGTCTACGGCCCGGCGGACCGGCCGGGCCGAGCTCGACCCCAACGCCCAGGCCATCTATGCTTCCGAGATCGATGTGAATTTGAGGCAGGGAGAGCGGAGCAAGGAAGCTTTTTTGGCGGCCTTGCGAGCGGATTTAGCCCGCCTTCCTGGGATGCAAATCAACATTGGCCAGCCCATTTCACACCGCATCGATCACATGCTTTCGGGGACCCGCGCCAATATTGCGGTCAAGATCTTCGGGCCTGACCTCTATGAATTACGCCGGCTAGGACAACAGGTTAAGGCCGTGATGGCAGGAGTGCCCGGTGTGGTGGACCTAGCGGTACAGCAACAGACGGATATTCCCTTTCTGACAATTAGGTTTAAACGCCAGGCCATTGCTCGCCATGGCCTGCGGGTGCAAGAGGTGGCCGAGGCGGTGAAAGGGGCTTTTTATGGGCAGCCCGTTTCCAAAATCCTGGAAGGACGGGCCAACTTTGACTTGGTCGTGCGCTATGATCCGAGAGTCAAAGCTGATCTAGAAGCAGTCCGTGCCACCTTGATGACCACCGGAAGCGGCGCTCATTTGCCTCTCCATGCACTAGCAGAGATCCGCAAAGATCGGAGTCCTAATTTCATCAGCCGGGAAGATGTTCAGCGTAAGATGGTGGTCATGGCCAATGTGGCGGGCCGGGATCTCGTCAGTGCCGTCGAGGAGATACAACAGGGTGTCCGTCAGAGTTTGTCACTGCCTGCAGGTTACCATGTTGAATATGGTGGTCAATTCAAGAGCGCCAAAGCAGCTTTCCGCACTTTATCAATCGTCAGCGTCCTAGTTATTCTGGGCATCTTTCTATTGTTATTTATGGCGTTCAATTCAGCACGAGATGCTTTCCTGGTGATGCTAAATCTGCCCCTTGCCCTGATAGGTGGGGTCGTGGGTGTTTACTTCTCCGGGGGAATACTTTCGGTGGCTTCGATCATTGGCTTTATTACCCTGTTTGGGATTGCGACCCGTAATGGAGTCATGATGATTGCCCATATCCATCACTTGGTAGAGCGGGAGAGGGTGCGGGATCCCATGACGGCGGTGATCCGGGGGGCCAAGGAGCGTCTTATTCCCATTCTTATGACAGCCTTAGCCACGGCGCTTGCCCTCATTCCCTTGGCGTTGGGCGCGGGAGAGCCGGGGAGTGAGATCCAAGCCCCTATGGCCATGGTGATCCTCTTCGGTCTTTTGACTTCAACGGCGCTTAATATGATGGTAGTCCCGGCTCTCTATCTGCGTTTTGGCGTGGCGAGTCAAAAGTTGAGGCATCCATGA
- a CDS encoding ClpXP protease specificity-enhancing factor: MADNSNHPMTSNRPYLIRALYQWIIDNDLTPHLLVDTTLSGVQIPQQHASEGKIILNIHPNSVRDLCLENDWISFSARFSGTSYKALFPVQAALAIYARENGQGMIFQKGDHDGDPPPPAPDEGGRKPSLRVVK, from the coding sequence ATGGCCGATAACTCTAATCACCCCATGACGTCAAACCGTCCCTACCTCATTCGGGCTTTATACCAGTGGATTATCGATAATGATTTAACTCCTCATCTGTTAGTGGATACCACGCTATCCGGTGTTCAGATTCCTCAACAACACGCATCCGAGGGCAAAATCATTCTTAATATCCATCCAAACTCAGTTCGCGATCTCTGCCTAGAAAACGATTGGATCAGCTTTTCTGCTCGCTTTTCCGGCACTTCCTACAAAGCCTTATTCCCGGTCCAGGCTGCCCTTGCCATATATGCACGGGAGAATGGGCAAGGGATGATATTCCAAAAGGGTGATCATGACGGCGATCCCCCCCCTCCTGCTCCAGACGAAGGAGGCCGCAAACCCTCATTACGGGTCGTTAAATAA
- a CDS encoding glutathione S-transferase N-terminal domain-containing protein: MPLSPGKRSVTALFSDPLCPFCHRTRIVVAEKNISAEIIDIDPANLPEDLVRLNPHNSAPTLVARDLILYDSKVIMEYFDERFPHPPLMPVDPISRARIRLMFYRIDQDWYRLLGGTKTHRSNISSKTRKMLIEDLTILSPTFEKTPFFMNEEFSLLDCALAPLLWRLLALEAELPPQAKLVEDYANRMFARDSFQQSLSAAERAMRTKATSPI; encoded by the coding sequence ATGCCCCTTTCACCTGGTAAACGTTCTGTAACGGCCTTATTTTCGGATCCCTTGTGCCCGTTTTGCCACCGTACTCGCATTGTCGTCGCGGAAAAAAATATTTCCGCTGAGATTATTGATATAGATCCAGCTAACTTACCTGAAGATTTGGTTCGGCTTAATCCTCATAATTCCGCTCCTACACTGGTAGCCCGGGATCTAATTCTGTACGACTCAAAAGTCATTATGGAATATTTCGACGAGCGATTCCCTCATCCTCCCCTCATGCCAGTAGATCCAATTTCCAGAGCGCGGATCCGACTCATGTTTTACCGTATTGATCAAGACTGGTACCGTTTGCTTGGCGGTACCAAAACCCATCGCTCTAATATATCGTCTAAGACACGCAAAATGCTGATTGAAGATCTCACCATACTAAGTCCGACCTTCGAGAAAACGCCCTTCTTCATGAATGAAGAATTTTCCCTATTAGACTGCGCCTTGGCACCTCTACTATGGCGGCTGCTCGCTCTGGAAGCTGAACTCCCCCCCCAAGCCAAGCTTGTGGAAGATTATGCTAATCGTATGTTTGCCCGTGATTCATTTCAACAAAGTCTGAGCGCCGCTGAACGGGCAATGCGAACCAAAGCCACCAGCCCTATCTGA